In Osmia bicornis bicornis chromosome 10, iOsmBic2.1, whole genome shotgun sequence, one genomic interval encodes:
- the LOC114881732 gene encoding uncharacterized protein LOC114881732, translating into MEAELKKLTSDRGLIKAALTRFSKYFNESERPVNVRALQKRLEANVGLYNGYNAVQSEIERIVAGKESEAAHAADRDDFEETYFNLIADVESYIESVEGRNRVANQAAEQSPTPALTSSDAKVKLPTIQLPSFDGDYSEWIKFKDTFTSLVHESELPDVQKFNYLNSALKGPAARVIQSLGVSDTNYKLAWDSLKSRYENSAMLRKFHVVAILDLPVIQKQSSTALRELLDNVRNHLAALKSLKEPIESWDSLLIPILSRKLDMASLREWEKGITSLERVTFKSFTSFLEERSSYLENIASPVQVPPATRPEPPSGFVANRKPCRVMNHVVGISSSTCPACGAGHPLFRCEKFKGLSIDEKTQVTQTSQSCFNCLQTGHRVKACTRKHCDLCGKKHHILLHRDNVGQKQNNNEPTNSVSASRTTSCVASLSSKAFEHSVLSTAVVHVENDRKERIQYRVLLDSGSQSSFVTHSVCKRLGLRYDPVETEVVGIDRKSRIVRDRVDLKIVSRVNGFNASISCLVIDNITDDMPNVDMNRSTLAVPAHIMLADPEFDRCRPIDLLIGAGLFWYLLCVGQHKAGNHLLWQKTQLGWVLGGQISWPIEGHSRIQRGHLSTNRELSEQLERFWKVEEIVTDHTVDTDECDAYFRATTRQNDDGRYIVKIPFNEQVHRLGSSRQQAENRLKSLERRLMKQPQLREQYIEFLAEYERLGHMSRISKQTVDEKIVFYLPHHAVFKADSTTTKLRVVFDGSAKTSTGKVQNSDTQKVGPTVQSKLVDILLRFRTHRYVLSADIAKMYRQILVDSEQRRFQRILWRSNPDHPIKTFELNTITYGTASAPYLATRVLQEVGLKCVQDFPTVSRIVINDFYVDDLLTGLDTVHELEEVKRDLTDILSKSGFDLRKWASNCATVLEQATDKPLDKDPKTLGLHWSSARDELLFKVTPSAGKRITKRTILSEIAQLFDPLGLVGPIITRAKLLMQHLWQTQVGWDESLSQELCTQWTGYRKELASLNSLRIPRQALVTAKGIELHGFSDASERAYGACIYLRSSCEAGRWEVRLLCSKSRVAPLKIISLPRLELCGALLLAQLVQRVRTALRVSFSKERYWCDSTITLAWIRGNSNRWKTFVANRVTQIQLITDLDNWSHIRSHENPADLISQGVDPNFLISSELWWLGPSWLTDEPDHWPPQSEEVVIDVPEQKQAIALATVTGDTNELFNRYSDYTRLVRVTAYCLRFINNIQLARNRKPNDSANLGNANLTQVETHKAQETLVRLAQKETFSDEINLLVKGQTVSKQSPLRSLAPFIDSAGLVRVGGRLINAPISYNKRHPVLLPSKHALTDLIIRNEHSRLLHAGCQHVIASLRERFWPIAGMRAVKKIIRSCVRCFRVKPQGIEYPMGQLPAARVTPTRPFTTCGVDYAGPFITKDNTRSKVSLKSYICIFVCFATKATHIELAVDLSTDAFINCLKRFIARRGRCHSIVSDNGTNFVGARNKLSELDNLTRSKEYNCQISQFLSREHIEWSFIPPRAPHFGGLWESAVKLTKYHLLRVIGEQRLTYEELYTLLTQVESCLNSRPLSPLSSDPHDLNPLTPGHFLIGTALSSLPDHDLTSIKTNRLNRYQLIQQMYQHFWQRWQKEYLHQLQQNYKWTQTSKHQLTEGILVVIKEDGLQPLRWCLGRVTELHQGKDGVVRVVSVKTMDGLYKRPVSKICILPMPVTEDQECN; encoded by the coding sequence ATGGAAGCCGAGTTAAAGAAATTAACTTCTGACCGCGGATTGATAAAGGCCGCGCTGACTCGTTTCTCGAAATACTTTAATGAATCAGAAAGACCAGTAAATGTAAGGGCATTGCAGAAACGTTTAGAGGCAAATGTAGGTCTGTATAATGGCTACAATGCAGTTCAGAGTGAGATAGAGCGTATAGTTGCAGGAAAAGAGTCGGAAGCAGCTCACGCAGCTGACAGAGATGATTTCGAAGAGACATATTTTAATCTAATCGCAGATGTAGAATCATATATCGAAAGTGTAGAAGGGCGAAACAGGGTAGCAAATCAGGCCGCAGAACAATCACCAACCCCCGCGTTGACAAGTTCTGATGCTAAGGTAAAATTACCAACGATACAGTTACCATCGTTCGACGGGGATTACAGCGAATGGATAAAATTTAAAGACACCTTTACTAGTTTGGTGCACGAGAGTGAATTACCTGATGTGCAGAAATTCAACTATCTGAATTCTGCACTGAAGGGACCGGCAGCGCGAGTCATTCAATCTTTAGGAGTTTCCGACACGAATTACAAATTAGCATGGGACTCATTAAAATCGCGATACGAAAATTCAGCAATGCTTAGAAAATTTCACGTAGTAGCAATATTAGATTTGCCAGTTATACAAAAACAGTCTTCGACCGCGCTCAGAGAATTATTAGataacgttagaaatcatttAGCAGCTTTGAAATCGTTAAAGGAACCAATTGAATCTTGGGATAGTCTCCTGATCCCAATATTAAGCAGGAAATTAGACATGGCATCCTTAAGAGAATGGGAAAAGGGGATAACTAGCTTAGAGCGGGTCACATTCAAGAGTTTTACCTCATTTTTGGAGGAGCGATCCTCGTATTTGGAGAATATTGCCTCACCAGTTCAGGTGCCACCAGCCACGAGACCCGAACCCCCTTCAGGGTTCGTAGCTAACCGTAAACCGTGTCGCGTAATGAATCACGTAGTAGGTATATCGAGTAGTACTTGTCCAGCATGCGGAGCCGGGCACCCATTGTTTCGTTGCGAGAAATTTAAGGGATTGTCCATCGATGAAAAAACTCAGGTAACGCAGACGTCACAGAGTTGCTTCAATTGCCTACAAACCGGTCATCGCGTTAAAGCCTGCACCCGCAAGCACTGTGATTTGTGTGGTAAGAAGCATCACATATTGTTGCATCGCGATAATGTCGGTCAAAagcaaaataataatgaacCTACGAATAGTGTTTCCGCCAGCAGAACTACCTCATGTGTCGCGAGTCTTTCTAGTAAGGCGTTTGAGCATAGTGTGCTATCTACAGCAGTCGTGCACGTAGAAAACGATAGGAAGGAGAGAATTCAGTATAGAGTCCTTTTAGATTCTGGGTCGCAATCGAGTTTCGTAACACATAGTGTATGTAAAAGATTAGGTCTCAGGTATGATCCTGTAGAAACAGAAGTAGTCGGAATAGATAGAAAATCTAGAATAGTCAGAGATAGAGTTGACTTAAAGATAGTGTCTAGGGTTAACGGGTTTAATGCTAGTATTTCATGTTTAGTAATAGATAATATCACTGATGATATGCCGAACGTTGATATGAATAGATCAACACTTGCAGTACCAGCTCACATAATGTTAGCTGACCCAGAGTTTGATAGATGTCGACCAATCGACTTATTAATTGGCGCCGGTTTATTTTGGTATTTATTGTGCGTCGGCCAGCATAAAGCAGGTAACCACCTATTGTGGCAAAAGACACAGCTAGGTTGGGTGTTAGGTGGACAGATTAGTTGGCCTATTGAGGGTCATTCAAGGATTCAGAGAGGTCACCTTAGTACAAATCGCGAGTTATCAGAACAGTTAGAGCGTTTTTGGAAGGTGGAAGAGATCGTAACAGACCATACAGTGGATACAGACGAATGTGACGCGTACTTTCGAGCTACAACGCGTCAAAATGATGATGGTAGATATATAGTAAAAATCCCTTTCAACGAGCAGGTACATAGATTGGGATCATCAAGACAACAAGCGGAGAATAGACTTAAATCATTAGAAAGAAGGTTAATGAAACAACCGCAGCTTCGCGAGCAATACATAGAGTTTTTAGCAGAATATGAACGATTAGGACACATGTCGCGAATTTCAAAACAAACAGTGGATGAGAAGATAGTCTTTTATCTTCCTCACCATGCCGTCTTCAAAGCAGACAGTACAACAACAAAATTACGCGTTGTATTTGATGGCTCGGCAAAGACAAGTACAGGAAAAGTACAGAATTCTGATACTCAGAAGGTCGGTCCGACAGTACAGAGCAAGTTAGTCGACATTTTATTGCGGTTTCGTACGCATAGATACGTCTTATCGGCGGATATAGCGAAGATGTATAGACAAATATTAGTAGATTCAGAGCAACGACGTTTCCAGAGAATTTTATGGCGATCAAATCCAGATCATCCTATCAAGACATTTGAATTAAATACCATAACATATGGCACCGCTTCGGCGCCTTATTTAGCGACCCGCGTATTACAGGAGGTAGGATTAAAATGTGTACAAGATTTTCCAACTGTTAGTCGAATAGTCATCAACGATTTTTACGTTGATGATCTACTAACAGGCTTGGATACAGTTCATGAATTAGAAGAAGTAAAAAGGGATCTTACAGATATTTTAAGCAAATCAGGATTTGATTTACGGAAATGGGCGTCAAATTGCGCAACAGTATTAGAGCAGGCAACAGATAAACCGTTAGACAAGGATCCAAAAACGCTCGGACTCCATTGGTCATCCGCCAGAGACGAACTTCTATTCAAGGTTACGCCATCAGCAGGCAAAAGAATTACAAAACGAACAATTTTGTCCGAGATAGCACAGTTATTTGACCCGTTAGGATTAGTTGGCCCTATAATTACCCGCGCCAAATTACTGATGCAGCACCTCTGGCAAACACAGGTAGGCtgggacgagtcactctcccaGGAGTTATGTACACAATGGACAGGCTACAGAAAAGAATTAGCTAGTTTAAATAGTTTAAGGATTCCTAGACAGGCACTTGTGACCGCGAAAGGTATCGAACTGCATGGTTTTTCAGACGCTTCCGAACGGGCTTACGGAGCCTGCATCTACCTACGCTCAAGTTGCGAAGCAGGTAGATGGGAGGTAAGGCTTTTATGTTCGAAGTCTCGGGTCGCTccgttaaaaataatttcgttACCTAGATTAGAGTTATGCGGAGCATTATTGCTCGCGCAATTAGTACAAAGGGTCAGGACAGCTCTTCGGGTATCATTCAGTAAGGAAAGATATTGGTGTGATTCGACAATCACTCTTGCGTGGATTCGAGGCAACTCCAATAGATGGAAAACTTTCGTGGCTAATAGAGTAACACAAATTCAGTTAATAACAGATTTAGATAATTGGTCGCATATACGATCACACGAGAATCCCGCGGATCTAATTTCTCAAGGAGTTGATCCTAATTTCTTGATTAGTAGTGAATTATGGTGGTTGGGACCTTCGTGGCTAACAGATGAACCAGATCACTGGCCCCCGCAATCAGAAGAAGTAGTGATAGACGTGCCGGAACAAAAACAAGCCATTGCATTAGCCACCGTAACCGGTGATACAAACGAATTGTTCAATCGGTATTCAGATTATACGCGGTTAGTACGAGTAACAGCTTATTGCCTCCgctttattaataatattcagCTAGCAAGAAACCGTAAACCTAACGATTCAGCAAACCTCGGAAACGCAAATTTAACACAAGTAGAAACACACAAAGCGCAAGAAACACTAGTACGGCTTGCACAAAAGGAAACATTTTCCGATGAGATCAATTTATTGGTTAAGGGTCAAACCGTTTCAAAACAAAGCCCTTTGCGATCCTTAGCACCGTTTATAGATTCAGCAGGACTTGTCAGGGTGGGCGGTAGGCTTATTAATGCCCCCATTTCGTACAACAAAAGACACCCGGTTTTGTTACCCTCTAAGCATGCCCTAACGGATTTGATTATTAGAAATGAACACAGTAGGCTCCTTCATGCCGGGTGTCAACACGTGATCGCATCTTTGCGTGAGCGATTTTGGCCCATAGCAGGTATGCGAGCAGTcaagaaaataattagaagTTGCGTGAGATGCTTTCGGGTCAAGCCACAAGGAATAGAGTACCCCATGGGTCAGCTACCTGCAGCTCGGGTGACACCAACCCGTCCATTTACAACCTGTGGTGTCGATTATGCGGGGCCGTTCATAACCAAAGACAATACTCGCAGTAAAGTGTCATTAAAATCTTACATATGTATTTTTGTATGTTTTGCTACAAAGGCCACTCATATCGAACTAGCAGTAGACCTTAGCACAGATGCATTTATAAATTGCCTCAAACGATTCATAGCACGTCGAGGCCGTTGTCACAGCATTGTTTCTGACAATGGAACGAATTTTGTAGGAGCAAGAAATAAGCTCAGTGAATTAGATAATTTAACCAGAAGCAAGGAATACAATTGTCAGATTAGCCAATTTTTAAGTAGAGAGCATATAGAATGGTCTTTCATACCTCCTCGCGCTCCTCATTTTGGAGGACTATGGGAAAGCGCcgttaaattaacaaaatatcaTTTGCTACGAGTCATAGGGGAACAAAGATTAACCTATGAAGAGTTATACACGCTATTAACACAGGTAGAGTCCTGTCTGAATTCACGTCCTCTCAGTCCACTGTCATCCGATCCCCACGACTTGAATCCTCTAACTCCGGGACACTTTTTGATTGGGACTGCCCTGAGCTCGTTGCCAGATCACGATTTGACGAGCATTAAGACAAATAGATTAAATCGGTATCAGCTGATCCAACAGATGTACCAGCATTTTTGGCAGAGATGGCAGAAGGAATATCTGCACCAGCTTCAGCAGAATTATAAATGGACTCAGACCTCCAAGCATCAATTGACTGAAGGCATTCTGGTTGTCATCAAAGAGGATGGTCTACAACCACTGCGTTGGTGCTTGGGACGAGTTACAGAATTGCATCAGGGCAAGGATGGCGTAGTACGAGTCGTTTCCGTCAAAACTATGGATGGATTATACAAGAGACCAGTGtcaaaaatttgtattttaccAATGCCAGTCACTGAAGACCAAGAATGTAATTGA